A genomic region of Acidobacteriota bacterium contains the following coding sequences:
- the rpsE gene encoding 30S ribosomal protein S5, with protein MINTKQKVSAGNLILKDQLISINRVTKVVKGGKNMSFAALVVVGDEAGHVGFGTGKAKEVPNAIKKAVEAAKNNLIRVPLIDGTLPHEMIGEYGAGRVLLKPAAEGTGVIAGGAVRAILQSLGVHNVRTKILGSNNAHNVIRATFNGLLRMKDPVEVARLRGKQVEDLV; from the coding sequence ATGATTAATACGAAACAGAAAGTATCCGCAGGTAACCTGATCCTTAAGGACCAGCTCATTTCGATCAATCGTGTAACGAAGGTCGTTAAGGGTGGTAAGAATATGTCGTTCGCGGCTCTTGTTGTCGTTGGTGACGAAGCCGGACACGTGGGATTTGGAACAGGCAAAGCGAAGGAAGTGCCGAACGCTATCAAAAAAGCGGTCGAAGCGGCAAAGAACAATCTGATCCGTGTTCCGCTCATCGACGGTACTTTGCCGCACGAGATGATCGGCGAGTACGGTGCAGGACGCGTCTTGCTCAAGCCTGCTGCCGAAGGTACGGGCGTTATTGCCGGCGGAGCTGTGCGTGCTATCCTGCAGAGCCTTGGAGTGCACAATGTGCGTACCAAGATCCTCGGGTCGAACAATGCACACAATGTAATACGTGCAACCTTTAACGGCCTGCTTAGAATGAAGGATCCGGTCGAAGTTGCAAGGCTCCGCGGAAAACAGGTAGAAGATCTAGTTTAA
- the rplR gene encoding 50S ribosomal protein L18, producing MAQKSRAIIRNGVHSRIRKKVSGTAARPRLAVFRSLNHIYAQVIDDKTGTTLATASTTEKALAVKSGGNIEAAVTVGKAIAERAQKAGISTVVYDRGGYVYHGRVKALIDATREGGLNKHEAAAETESTQESND from the coding sequence ATGGCACAGAAAAGCAGAGCAATTATTCGGAATGGTGTGCACAGCCGCATTCGTAAGAAAGTCAGCGGCACGGCAGCGCGTCCGCGTTTGGCGGTCTTTCGCAGCTTGAACCACATTTACGCTCAGGTCATCGATGACAAGACCGGCACGACGCTGGCAACGGCATCGACCACCGAAAAGGCACTTGCGGTCAAGTCCGGCGGCAATATCGAAGCAGCTGTCACTGTCGGCAAGGCGATCGCCGAGCGAGCTCAGAAGGCGGGAATTTCGACGGTGGTCTACGACCGCGGCGGATATGTTTATCACGGGCGGGTCAAGGCATTGATCGACGCGACTCGCGAAGGCGGCCTAAACAAGCATGAAGCGGCGGCCGAAACGGAAAGTACACAGGAAAGCAATGATTAA
- the rplF gene encoding 50S ribosomal protein L6 translates to MSRVGKKPISIPSGVTVTINDQQLEVKGPKGTLTTPIPGGVTFKQEDGTLTAERAGDDVAAFHGLARALANNAVVGVTEGFTREMDIVGVGYKADVQGSKINFALGYSHPIVYDLPKGIEAKAERVGAKTSITQYQTTITLSGIDKQLLGQVAAELNRLRKPDAYKGKGVRYADRLYRLKPGKTGK, encoded by the coding sequence ATGTCTAGAGTAGGAAAAAAACCGATTTCGATACCGTCAGGTGTGACGGTGACGATCAACGACCAGCAACTCGAGGTCAAAGGGCCCAAGGGAACGTTGACGACACCGATCCCGGGCGGAGTTACGTTCAAACAAGAGGACGGGACACTGACAGCAGAGCGTGCGGGCGATGATGTTGCCGCGTTTCACGGATTGGCTCGTGCCCTCGCGAACAACGCCGTTGTCGGCGTGACCGAAGGGTTTACGCGTGAGATGGATATCGTAGGCGTTGGTTATAAGGCAGACGTTCAGGGATCGAAGATAAACTTCGCTCTCGGATATTCACACCCGATCGTTTACGATCTCCCGAAAGGGATCGAAGCGAAAGCAGAACGCGTCGGTGCGAAAACGTCGATTACGCAGTATCAGACGACGATCACATTGAGTGGTATCGACAAGCAACTGCTCGGACAGGTCGCGGCGGAACTAAACCGGCTGCGCAAGCCCGATGCATACAAAGGCAAAGGTGTCCGATATGCGGACAGATTGTATAGATTGAAGCCGGGTAAGACAGGGAAATAA
- the rpsH gene encoding 30S ribosomal protein S8 gives MTDPIADMLTRIRNAIAAKHTRVDIPGSKLKMEVARILKEEGYINSFSTKGEGPKYVIRVFLRYDAKGTSSITHLSRVSTPGRRVYVGSSDIPRVLGGYGVNIVSTSKGLMSGKRARAEHVGGEILAEIY, from the coding sequence ATGACAGATCCAATAGCCGATATGCTGACGCGGATACGAAACGCGATCGCTGCAAAGCACACACGTGTTGATATTCCCGGCTCAAAGCTGAAAATGGAAGTTGCCCGCATCCTTAAGGAAGAAGGCTACATCAATAGCTTTTCGACCAAAGGGGAAGGCCCGAAATACGTTATTCGGGTGTTTCTTCGCTATGATGCGAAAGGAACCTCTTCGATCACGCACCTTTCCCGCGTTTCGACGCCGGGACGCCGCGTATATGTTGGTTCGTCCGATATCCCGCGTGTTTTGGGCGGATACGGCGTGAACATCGTTTCAACGTCAAAAGGTTTGATGAGCGGCAAACGTGCCCGTGCCGAACATGTCGGCGGCGAAATATTGGCCGAGATCTATTAG
- the rpsN gene encoding 30S ribosomal protein S14 produces MAKISKIVKNNDRKDMVKLYAERRAAAKAIINNPKSTVEEVDAAVIKLQKMPRDASASRVRNRCSQTGRSRGYLRKFGVSRIALRELALAGQIPGVVKSSW; encoded by the coding sequence ATGGCAAAGATAAGCAAGATCGTAAAGAACAACGACCGCAAGGACATGGTAAAGCTCTATGCAGAGCGCCGTGCCGCTGCGAAAGCAATTATCAATAACCCGAAATCGACGGTTGAAGAAGTCGATGCAGCGGTTATTAAATTGCAGAAGATGCCGCGTGACGCCAGTGCGTCGAGAGTGCGTAACCGTTGTTCGCAGACGGGCCGTTCGCGTGGATATTTGAGAAAGTTTGGCGTTTCGCGAATCGCGTTACGCGAGCTCGCACTTGCCGGGCAGATCCCGGGAGTTGTTAAGTCGAGTTGGTAG
- the rplE gene encoding 50S ribosomal protein L5, whose product MARLKEKYKSEIAPALAKEFEIKNPMAIPKIEKIVVNMGLGEASSNAKILDVATEELKVVTGQKPVVTKAKKSIAAFKLRQGMSIGTMVTLRGDRMYEFLDRLISVALPRVRDFRGISGKAFDGRGNYTLGIREQLIFPEIDFNKVDKTRGMNISIVTTAVNDDQARSLLKALGMPFRQ is encoded by the coding sequence ATGGCTAGATTAAAAGAAAAATACAAAAGCGAGATCGCTCCGGCGTTAGCTAAAGAATTTGAGATCAAAAATCCGATGGCTATCCCCAAGATCGAGAAGATCGTCGTCAACATGGGCCTCGGGGAGGCGTCATCCAACGCGAAGATCCTAGATGTTGCGACCGAGGAATTAAAAGTGGTGACCGGACAAAAGCCGGTGGTCACTAAGGCAAAGAAATCGATCGCTGCGTTCAAACTGCGTCAGGGAATGTCGATCGGCACTATGGTCACGCTTCGCGGGGACCGCATGTATGAGTTCCTCGATCGCCTGATCTCGGTCGCTCTGCCTCGTGTACGCGATTTTCGCGGCATCTCGGGCAAGGCCTTTGACGGACGCGGAAATTATACGCTCGGTATTCGCGAGCAGCTGATCTTCCCGGAGATCGATTTTAATAAGGTTGATAAGACACGCGGGATGAATATCTCGATCGTTACGACGGCAGTAAATGACGACCAGGCACGTTCGCTGCTGAAAGCGTTGGGAATGCCGTTCAGACAATAA
- the rplX gene encoding 50S ribosomal protein L24: MVKVGTVRSKIKRGDQVVFIAGKEYNRYDSTGKRAPFRGKVIAVDARSGKVKVEGAMIVKRHRKPVPQMNREGGIFEQEAWVSASNVALIDPETGKPTRVKYEVRDGKKVRVAMSGKVIAETGSYRKEPKKADEAADATEEAAK; the protein is encoded by the coding sequence CTGGTAAAAGTTGGAACAGTCAGAAGCAAGATCAAACGCGGCGATCAGGTCGTATTCATTGCAGGCAAAGAATATAACCGCTACGACAGCACCGGCAAACGGGCTCCGTTTCGCGGAAAGGTCATCGCGGTCGATGCACGCAGCGGTAAGGTCAAGGTCGAAGGCGCTATGATCGTCAAACGTCACCGTAAGCCGGTTCCTCAGATGAACCGCGAGGGCGGCATATTCGAACAGGAAGCATGGGTCTCGGCTTCGAATGTTGCCTTGATCGATCCGGAAACCGGAAAGCCGACCCGCGTTAAATATGAGGTCCGCGACGGTAAGAAGGTTCGTGTCGCAATGAGCGGCAAGGTTATCGCCGAAACCGGTTCATACAGGAAAGAGCCGAAGAAAGCCGATGAGGCTGCTGATGCGACCGAGGAAGCGGCGAAATAG
- the rpsQ gene encoding 30S ribosomal protein S17, translated as MPKKKTEEVEETVAVAEETVADEAAVEAAAEEAAPVEEGAEVEAVEAEVEAAPAEEAAEVAEPAVEAAPAEEVVASPIEEKPKKAAKAAAPKAKAKKETAPPVEPAANTGGKRAEKVGIVSSDKMTKTVTVRVDRLVKHPVYRKYVKKRKKFMAHDETGAKIGDKVRIIETRPLSARKRWRVVEILHKAAR; from the coding sequence ATGCCAAAGAAGAAGACAGAAGAAGTCGAAGAGACAGTCGCGGTAGCAGAAGAAACTGTTGCGGACGAAGCTGCGGTCGAAGCCGCTGCTGAAGAAGCTGCACCGGTCGAAGAAGGCGCCGAAGTTGAGGCTGTGGAAGCTGAAGTTGAAGCTGCACCGGCAGAAGAAGCCGCTGAGGTTGCCGAACCGGCAGTCGAAGCTGCACCTGCTGAAGAAGTAGTTGCTTCGCCGATTGAAGAAAAGCCAAAGAAAGCTGCGAAAGCGGCTGCACCGAAGGCCAAAGCTAAGAAAGAAACTGCCCCTCCGGTCGAGCCGGCCGCCAACACCGGCGGTAAGCGTGCTGAGAAGGTCGGTATCGTTTCTTCGGACAAGATGACGAAAACGGTCACGGTTCGTGTTGACCGTCTGGTCAAACATCCTGTTTACCGTAAATACGTCAAGAAACGCAAGAAATTCATGGCCCACGATGAGACAGGTGCCAAGATCGGCGACAAGGTGAGAATTATCGAAACGCGTCCGCTGTCAGCAAGAAAGCGTTGGCGTGTGGTCGAGATCCTGCATAAAGCAGCAAGGTAA
- the rpmC gene encoding 50S ribosomal protein L29 codes for MKRKDQLVQLREMNATELTEQADALKESLFRLKFRKTLGVGEVVNDIRREKKTLARVHTLLNQKGTESKKA; via the coding sequence ATGAAACGTAAAGATCAGCTCGTACAGCTTCGCGAAATGAATGCGACAGAGCTTACAGAACAGGCAGATGCATTGAAGGAATCGTTATTCCGCTTGAAGTTTCGTAAGACGCTCGGCGTTGGCGAAGTGGTTAATGATATCCGCCGCGAGAAGAAGACATTAGCACGCGTTCATACGCTGCTCAATCAGAAAGGTACCGAATCGAAAAAGGCGTAG
- the rplP gene encoding 50S ribosomal protein L16 has product MLQPKKVKHRRVMKGRMRGKATRGEKLSFGDFGLKTLEAAWITDRQIEAARIAMTRHVKRGGKIWIRIFPDKPITKKPAETRMGSGKGAPDHWVAVVKPGRVLYEIQGVEEGLAREAMALAAQKLPIKVKFVTRADLEGGVV; this is encoded by the coding sequence ATGTTACAGCCAAAAAAGGTCAAGCACCGGAGAGTAATGAAAGGCCGTATGCGCGGCAAAGCGACACGCGGCGAAAAGCTGAGCTTTGGTGATTTTGGTCTCAAAACATTAGAAGCGGCGTGGATCACTGACCGCCAGATCGAAGCGGCCCGTATCGCCATGACGCGTCACGTAAAACGTGGCGGTAAGATCTGGATCCGCATTTTCCCGGACAAGCCGATCACCAAGAAACCGGCTGAAACGCGTATGGGATCGGGTAAGGGAGCTCCTGATCACTGGGTCGCGGTCGTGAAGCCGGGCCGCGTTCTCTATGAGATCCAGGGCGTTGAAGAAGGATTGGCACGCGAGGCGATGGCGCTAGCGGCACAGAAACTGCCGATCAAGGTCAAATTTGTGACCCGTGCAGACCTCGAAGGAGGCGTTGTTTAA
- the rpsC gene encoding 30S ribosomal protein S3 produces MGQKVHPYGFRVGYNKDWHSHWFAKHQFAEFLAEDLKLKRELKRKFGGGGVSHIDIERAAARLKIIIYTSRPGIIIGRKGAEIEKLREDYSRKTGREVLISIQEIRHPELNAQLQAEKIAQQLEKRIMFRRAMKKTIEESQRFGAQGIKVMIAGRLNGAEIARTEWNLQGRLPLHTLRADIDYGFAEALTTFGIIGIKVWIYRGEILDPNASMARGTTTDPMNEVKVERGARRNDRGPRRDDRR; encoded by the coding sequence ATGGGACAGAAAGTTCATCCATACGGCTTTAGGGTCGGATACAACAAAGATTGGCACTCGCACTGGTTTGCGAAACATCAGTTTGCTGAATTTCTTGCAGAGGACCTCAAGCTTAAGCGCGAACTCAAGCGGAAATTCGGCGGCGGCGGCGTCTCGCATATCGATATCGAGCGAGCAGCGGCTAGGCTCAAGATCATCATATATACCTCGCGTCCGGGCATCATCATCGGCCGCAAGGGTGCAGAGATCGAAAAGCTCCGCGAGGATTATTCGCGAAAGACCGGGCGCGAGGTTTTGATCTCGATCCAGGAAATTCGCCACCCTGAGCTGAACGCTCAGCTTCAGGCAGAGAAGATCGCTCAACAGCTCGAGAAACGCATCATGTTTCGCCGTGCGATGAAAAAGACGATCGAAGAATCACAGCGATTCGGAGCACAGGGCATCAAGGTGATGATCGCCGGCCGCCTGAACGGAGCCGAAATTGCACGTACCGAATGGAACCTGCAGGGCCGCCTGCCGCTGCACACGCTGCGTGCGGATATCGACTACGGATTTGCCGAAGCATTGACGACATTCGGCATCATCGGTATCAAAGTTTGGATCTATCGCGGTGAGATCCTCGATCCTAACGCCTCGATGGCACGCGGAACAACGACCGACCCGATGAATGAGGTCAAGGTCGAACGCGGTGCACGACGCAATGATCGCGGACCACGCAGAGACGACCGCCGGTAG
- the rplV gene encoding 50S ribosomal protein L22, translating to MEAVAKTKYLKGSPRKARLVVDMIRGVNVSRALSILKFTDKRAAEPIAKCLNSAIANATFKAEQQNIAIDPDDLWVKTIFVDMGPHKHRSRMRPAPQGRAYREQRHYCHITIEVTSEERAKSEDMFRLDEARAARIAAKKEANEKAKAAKVYTKVAAPEVEEVETPIVETAAETVEAPVETVEAAPVEENNGEAIVDETPAEIVEEAAAKVDAEQAAAHETSTHTTAEENAHKPADEVMEKTNEDLERQ from the coding sequence ATGGAAGCTGTAGCAAAAACAAAATATCTGAAAGGCAGCCCTCGTAAGGCACGGCTCGTGGTCGATATGATCCGCGGCGTGAACGTTTCACGGGCACTTTCGATCCTGAAATTTACCGACAAGCGGGCCGCCGAGCCGATCGCGAAGTGTTTGAATTCCGCGATCGCCAACGCAACGTTCAAGGCCGAGCAGCAGAATATCGCTATCGACCCGGACGATCTGTGGGTCAAGACGATCTTCGTCGATATGGGGCCGCACAAACATCGCAGCCGTATGCGTCCTGCTCCGCAGGGCCGTGCATATCGCGAACAGCGTCACTATTGCCACATCACCATTGAGGTGACCAGCGAAGAGCGTGCCAAGAGCGAAGATATGTTCCGACTCGACGAAGCACGTGCCGCACGTATCGCCGCGAAGAAAGAAGCCAACGAAAAGGCTAAAGCGGCAAAGGTATATACGAAGGTCGCAGCACCGGAGGTCGAGGAAGTCGAGACTCCGATTGTTGAGACGGCGGCGGAAACGGTCGAGGCTCCGGTCGAGACGGTTGAAGCGGCTCCGGTCGAAGAAAACAACGGTGAGGCCATTGTCGACGAAACTCCTGCCGAGATCGTCGAAGAAGCGGCCGCCAAGGTCGACGCTGAACAAGCGGCGGCTCACGAAACATCGACCCACACAACGGCTGAAGAAAATGCTCATAAGCCTGCGGACGAAGTGATGGAGAAAACGAACGAGGATCTAGAGCGACAATAA
- the rpsS gene encoding 30S ribosomal protein S19 has protein sequence MPRSLKKGPFIDLSVQKMLRRIADGAMKPPAIKTWSRRSTITPEMVGLTFGVHNGKRHIPVFVTENMVGHKLGEFSPTRMFKGHPGTKAEKMAKRK, from the coding sequence ATGCCACGTTCATTAAAAAAAGGACCGTTTATCGATCTAAGCGTTCAGAAGATGCTTCGCCGCATCGCTGACGGAGCGATGAAACCGCCTGCGATCAAAACATGGTCGCGCCGCTCGACGATCACGCCTGAAATGGTCGGTTTGACCTTTGGCGTCCACAATGGCAAACGCCACATTCCGGTATTTGTTACCGAGAACATGGTCGGCCACAAGTTGGGAGAGTTTTCGCCGACGAGAATGTTTAAGGGCCACCCGGGAACGAAAGCGGAGAAGATGGCTAAGAGGAAATAG
- the rplB gene encoding 50S ribosomal protein L2, with amino-acid sequence MGIKRLKPTSPARRYQTYLTRDELTKGAVPEKSLLEPKKRISGHNNDGRITIRRRGGGHKRHYRIIDFKRDKSGIPGKVAQLEYDPNRSAHIALINYLDGEKRYIIAPVGLTVGTMILSGEEADILPGNALPIKNIPLGTQVHNIELRPGKGGQMVRSAGGFAQIVAKEGDYAQLRMPSGEVRKVPVVCMATVGQVGNTEHENVSLGKAGRSRWMGRRPKVRGVAMNPVDHPHGGGEGKTSGGRNPVTPWGQPTRGYKTRRNKRTTNMIVKDRRRK; translated from the coding sequence ATGGGAATCAAGAGATTAAAACCGACATCACCGGCGAGACGTTACCAAACGTATTTGACGCGGGATGAGCTCACGAAAGGGGCAGTACCCGAGAAATCACTGCTCGAGCCGAAAAAGAGAATTTCAGGCCACAATAACGACGGCCGGATCACGATCCGCCGCCGCGGCGGAGGCCACAAGCGTCATTACCGTATTATCGACTTCAAACGCGATAAATCGGGAATTCCCGGAAAGGTCGCTCAGCTCGAATACGATCCGAACCGCTCGGCCCATATCGCGCTGATCAATTATCTCGACGGCGAAAAGCGTTACATTATCGCACCTGTCGGATTGACGGTTGGAACGATGATCCTGAGCGGCGAAGAGGCCGATATTTTGCCGGGAAATGCGCTGCCGATCAAGAATATACCGCTCGGTACACAGGTTCACAACATTGAGCTCCGTCCGGGAAAAGGCGGCCAGATGGTCCGCTCGGCCGGTGGTTTTGCACAGATCGTCGCTAAAGAAGGCGATTATGCACAGCTCAGAATGCCCTCAGGTGAAGTTCGCAAAGTTCCTGTCGTCTGTATGGCAACCGTTGGACAGGTCGGCAACACCGAGCATGAGAACGTCTCGCTTGGTAAGGCCGGACGTTCACGCTGGATGGGCAGACGTCCTAAGGTTCGCGGCGTCGCCATGAACCCGGTCGATCACCCGCACGGCGGTGGTGAAGGTAAGACCTCGGGCGGACGTAATCCGGTAACCCCGTGGGGACAGCCGACTCGCGGATACAAAACGCGACGCAACAAACGCACGACGAATATGATCGTGAAGGATAGAAGAAGGAAATAG
- the rplW gene encoding 50S ribosomal protein L23 — protein sequence MSNLGVWDILKSPVVTEKSVILKEDSTDENSDRKAGQVLTFKVDKKATKPAIKAAIEEIFSVKVAAVRTVQYEGKTKRRGRQEGRRPSWKKAYVTLRKGEPMVDYAEAI from the coding sequence ATGAGTAATTTAGGCGTTTGGGATATTTTGAAATCGCCGGTCGTTACCGAAAAGAGCGTAATTCTTAAGGAAGATTCGACCGACGAGAACAGCGACCGCAAGGCGGGACAGGTTTTGACATTCAAGGTCGACAAAAAAGCGACCAAGCCGGCGATAAAGGCCGCGATCGAAGAGATCTTTAGTGTAAAGGTCGCAGCGGTCCGCACGGTCCAGTACGAAGGCAAAACTAAACGGCGTGGCCGCCAGGAAGGCCGCCGTCCGAGCTGGAAGAAGGCTTACGTTACCCTCCGAAAGGGCGAGCCGATGGTTGATTACGCAGAAGCAATATAG
- the rplD gene encoding 50S ribosomal protein L4, whose product MPTVKVRNLKNKEVGDVELSDAVFGVELNEALIHSAVMNYQANGRQGTSATKTRGNVSGSGRKLWKQKGTGRARIASLRSPLWKGGGNVHGPQPRDWSYEMPKKMRRGALRSALSERLREGNLIIIDEFGISNPKTSEFLGVMDTLGLVENKKRAKTLIIDSLDNANLILSSRNVQKTKVTNSFGLNIYDIIYHEKLLISKAAVAELNTLLDPKREKMSAGDLVETAATAAPAPKAKAKKEAAPAEAGEDKPKAKKEAKPKAEKAPKAEAAPVEETPAVDEAPAVETSEEATTNE is encoded by the coding sequence ATGCCTACCGTAAAGGTTCGCAATTTGAAGAATAAAGAGGTCGGGGATGTAGAGCTTTCGGATGCCGTTTTTGGTGTCGAATTGAACGAAGCTTTGATCCACTCGGCTGTGATGAATTATCAGGCCAACGGCCGACAGGGAACGTCAGCGACCAAAACTCGCGGTAACGTCTCGGGTTCGGGCCGCAAGCTCTGGAAGCAGAAGGGAACAGGCCGTGCGCGTATCGCGTCGCTTCGTTCCCCGCTGTGGAAAGGCGGCGGTAACGTTCACGGACCTCAGCCGCGCGACTGGTCATATGAGATGCCCAAGAAAATGCGCCGCGGTGCATTGCGTTCGGCTTTGTCAGAGCGTTTGCGTGAAGGCAACCTGATCATCATCGACGAATTTGGTATCTCGAATCCGAAGACCAGTGAGTTTTTGGGTGTAATGGATACGCTTGGCCTGGTCGAGAACAAAAAGCGTGCGAAAACGCTGATCATTGATTCGTTGGATAACGCAAATCTGATCCTTTCGTCGCGGAACGTTCAGAAGACCAAGGTGACCAATAGCTTCGGGCTGAATATCTACGACATCATCTATCACGAAAAGCTTTTGATCTCAAAGGCAGCGGTGGCGGAGCTTAACACTTTGCTAGACCCGAAACGTGAAAAGATGAGCGCAGGCGATCTGGTCGAGACGGCAGCAACGGCTGCACCGGCACCGAAAGCGAAAGCTAAGAAAGAAGCTGCACCTGCAGAAGCAGGCGAAGACAAGCCTAAAGCCAAGAAGGAAGCCAAGCCGAAAGCGGAGAAAGCTCCGAAGGCAGAAGCGGCTCCTGTAGAGGAAACTCCGGCAGTTGACGAAGCTCCGGCCGTAGAAACAAGCGAGGAGGCGACCACCAATGAGTAA
- the rplC gene encoding 50S ribosomal protein L3 gives MISGIIGRKMGMTQLFAEDGTVTPVTVIKAGPCVVIQTKSAAGRDGYNAVQLGLVEDKPIRIKNVTKPLRGHFEKTGGGVPPTRVLKEIRLTDEPEASIGDQVKVDVFADGDIIDVVGKSKGRGFAGTIKRHKFARGPESHGSMNVREPGSIGQSAYPSRVIKGTRSSGHMGDARVTVQNLTVVKVDVENNLLMVRGAVPGPNGGLIIVKKA, from the coding sequence ATGATTAGCGGAATCATTGGTAGAAAAATGGGAATGACGCAGCTTTTTGCGGAAGATGGCACGGTAACACCGGTTACGGTCATCAAAGCGGGGCCATGTGTCGTCATCCAAACCAAAAGTGCGGCAGGCCGCGACGGTTACAATGCCGTTCAGTTGGGCCTCGTCGAAGACAAGCCTATTCGCATTAAGAATGTGACAAAGCCTCTTCGCGGACACTTTGAAAAGACTGGCGGCGGCGTGCCTCCGACCCGAGTGCTTAAGGAGATCCGTCTGACGGATGAGCCGGAAGCATCGATCGGTGATCAGGTCAAGGTCGACGTATTTGCTGACGGCGACATCATTGATGTCGTTGGAAAGTCGAAAGGACGCGGTTTTGCCGGTACGATCAAGCGGCATAAATTTGCCCGCGGCCCTGAGTCGCACGGTTCGATGAACGTTCGTGAACCGGGATCGATCGGCCAGTCGGCCTATCCTTCGCGTGTTATCAAAGGAACGCGTTCGTCAGGCCACATGGGCGACGCCCGCGTGACGGTACAGAATTTGACGGTCGTCAAGGTCGATGTCGAGAACAATCTGCTGATGGTTCGCGGCGCGGTTCCGGGACCGAATGGCGGACTTATTATAGTCAAGAAAGCCTAG
- the rpsJ gene encoding 30S ribosomal protein S10 — MLNEKIRIKLKAYDHRVLDQSTAEIVDTAKRTGARIAGPIPLPTIKNKWTVLRSPHVDKKSREQFEIRTHKRLMDILDPTAETVDALMKLDLPAGVDVEIKAFGKN, encoded by the coding sequence ATGTTAAACGAAAAGATTCGCATCAAGTTGAAAGCTTACGATCACCGCGTTTTGGACCAGTCCACCGCTGAGATCGTAGATACGGCAAAGAGAACGGGAGCAAGGATCGCAGGGCCGATCCCCCTTCCTACCATCAAGAACAAATGGACGGTTCTCCGCTCGCCCCACGTCGATAAGAAATCGCGTGAGCAGTTTGAGATCAGAACGCACAAGCGTTTGATGGACATTCTTGATCCGACCGCCGAAACGGTCGATGCATTGATGAAATTGGATCTGCCGGCCGGTGTTGATGTCGAGATCAAGGCGTTCGGGAAAAACTAG